The DNA region TACGACTTGTTGGACTCAACGATTACTTTGCCAATTCTGAAAAAGAAATCATTGATAGTTCTGCATTGATTCGTGAGTTTACCGTAGAAATTGAAGACGAAAAAAGCGAAAAGGATCTCAGTTCCGGGAACATAGGTTATGATTTGCCTTCACATACCGATGATGGTTATCTGCGTATTGAAAGGGATATTGTAGATGCAGCCTATAAGCTCGAATGTGATACTTATGATGCAATGGTAGCCGCTTACAATGGAATGAATGACAGTGACAAGAAGAGCACTCTTTTTGTCGTTGGTAAACGCTATTATATCAATTATAATGAGAATGATCAAAACAAACTGCGTGAAGTCAACCTGTATGCAGATTTGATACGTAATCCGGAATCTTCCGATATAGATACCCCACTAAAGATTATACCTGCCAAAATCCTTCAGTTCAATGTTGGTGTCTACGGTTCTGTTGCTGAATATACATTAAATCGTCCTTATGCAGCTATGTATCTCAATATTCCGGCTGTAGGATATCAGGCTACTACTGTCCATCAAGAACGCTTTAATATTCAGGAAGCAATTAACGGTGATGTGGAATTGCAGGAGAAGCAGGAGAAGAATGATTATATGGAGGTGGCTATCAATACCGGCAAGTTCAACCGGCAGGATGTGACTTATAGCGGCCAGGTACATTCGTATGATTATGCGTATCCTTTTACAGACTATCAGCAGAAGACTACGGCACAGCTCACGGATTTTCTTCCGTATTCGCTCAGTCTGAATGATGTTTGTCCGGACAGCATTGGCCATCGGTTTTCAATACTCAATCTATTCCACTCTGATGTACCTTATACTATACGTTTCCAAGCTAATAGGTTGCCTGACGTGAACAAGGTATTTCTCATAGGAAACAAACAGTATTTATGTGAAAAAATAGAGGTAAGTGTAGATGCTTATGGTTTGGACAAAGCATTTGAGGGTACTTTTTACAGGGTAGAATAAATATTTCAAAATATATCTGTTTCCGCAAAAAATTATGTTCAAACTATTGCATAATTACCAAAAGGTTATTATATTTGCAGTGTCATTAAGTATCGCGATCTTTTTATGACTGAAGAAGAAGAGCTAAAGGCTCGGATTGAAGCTGCGAAAAAAGACCTCAGCTTCTTTTCCCTCTATTGGGATGACATTCAGAGTACTGATTGGATTTCCGATGAGGAGCTTGAAAACGGCATCAACGATTGTCTCGATGATCTGAATGATGCTCAAGACAAGCTGAATGAAAACGGTAGCCCTCCTTGAGGGGGCTACTTTTTCTCTAACATATAATTTTTAGGCTTATGGACGTACAGAAAGAATTGGAAAAATGGAAATCGGAATATGCAGCATGCAATACTCCGGAGGAATTGGCGGACCATACGAAACGTTTTAGAGCCTTTTTGCAGACACTTTCACCGGAAAACAAAAAGGTATTTGCACAAGCGTTCCGAGATGGTGCCAGGCAAGCTATCAATGAAGCACAGGTTATTGTAAAAACGGTAGAAATCAGAAAGACTTTAGAAAAGGTATTGCCTTTTGCTTCCATGTCATATATTGCCCAGCACTATTTTGGCAAAACACGTCAATGGCTGTATCAGCGGATTAATGGAAGTGCAGTTAACGGTAAACCGGCCAATTTTACAATTGATGAACTAAACACATTATCCATGGCTTTATCCGAGCTTGGAGACATAATGAAAGATACTTCTCGGTCTATCGCGAGACCGTAAGTCTTAATGACAATTAGAAGGGCTTCCACGAGTTGGAAGCCTTTTTTTGTTTTTATATTGTATATGTGAAATAGAATCAACATCTTTGCAATATACATTACAAACGAACATAAGGATTTGATTTTATGCTATGATTTTAAACACTATAAAATATTGAATATGAAACGACTATTTACTTTAATCTTTACATTGGTTATACTAAGCCTGAATTTAGTATCTTGTGTTACATTACCATCACCACCACTACCGGCTCCATATGCCTTTGCGGGAGTCTTTGATTATTCACCGTTGACATCAAAAGGAGTCTTCGTAACAGAATCTAATTCTGTAAGTTTTGATTATGAGACAATAGGCAGCTTATACGCGATAAGTGATGGTGGGTGGATAAATAAGACCTATGTAGAACCATCCTTGGATGCTTTGTATAATGAAGTATTGAAGCAACTGGCTGCATATAATGCCAATGGCATTGTTAACCTGAAAATAAATGTAAGTGGAAGAATTGCAGATAGAACTAAGAGATACAGCTTGGAAGGGATGGCTATTCGTAAAACTGATGCAGGTAAGATAAATGCTCAGGTCTCTACTGCACGACGGATAATAGGAAAAATAGATGGCATATCTTTGCAGATATTAGAAGCTTACTCTAATGGCACACGTGTTTTAACCTCTCAAAAATTGAATGTTTCGCAATTGCGCCAGGCATGGAAAAAATACTTTTATAATCAATCACAAATCCAATTTTATACAGAGAAAGGCCTCGCGGATAAAGTGGCTTATGCCAGTTTTATTGATAGGCAAATTGTTAATTATGAGACAAACGAGTTTATTCCATTAGAATAATAACGATAATATGGCTGAAAGCGGAGAAACAAAAAAATCTCCGCTTTTCTTTTGCTGTTTCAAAAGAAACTCTCATCTTTGCATCAGCGAAATAATCAAGTATGTTTGTCATACACGTAGAGCGCGGTTAATGCTCATGACATAGTGGGCTTTTTTTATGCCCATACTGAAGATATGTAGAAGTTTGCTTGTTAACAAAAGCATACGGCTGTCTTTCCCATCAATTTGTTTGCTCTACGGAGTGACACTACTTGATTGTTTCGCGACACGGGAAATGACAGCCGTTTTTCTGTCTATAAGCGAAACAATCAAGTAGTATGAGTAATCAAAAACAAAGCGCCCGCGAACGCTATGTATCCGCGAAGAAGATCCAGCAAGCATTTGCTCAGCTGGGCATTGAATTGTGCGCCGGACGTAGACGGATCCGTGCAACACAAAGTGAAAAATCCATTTCCATCTATGTCAATGGTGGAACAGTCAACATCACCTTTAATGAGAAAGGGGGCAAAGCATGATGTTCTTTGTTTACCATTTACAGACATACGCTCCGAAGAACCGGGCATGGAAAAAGGTGATCGATTATGTGAATAAGTACGAGTATGTTCTTATCAAGGATGAACTTTCCCTGGATGCGCTCAAGCATGAATTATGTGACGTAATTAACCGAATCAATGCGGATCATCCCAAACTGAAACGCATACAATATTCTGCCGGTCCTCTTGATGGGAGTCGCACCACGCGTATAGAGGCTCGCGTTATAAGTGGCGGATGTCCGGATCTTGTGTTCTTTCTCGATATTTGCAAGGTTCGTTCCGTTTATCAATTTAGCGAGAAGGCTAATGTACTGGAGCAGAAAGGAGGCGAGAATGGATAATACTACCGTTAATGGAATTGTACTCAACGATTCCATATCTAATTGCTTATTGAAATTGCAAAATAATCGAGCAGCATCTCTTGCAGAATTGTTGGATGATAGTATCGGCTTTCTTCTTGAATACAGTGGTTATTTCTATGACAATTCAAAAACATTTTTGGATGTTTTAGCAACATTACATAATGCCCGTACCGAATTTTTAAGCCTTATCCCTAATCAGAAAGGAGGTGCCCAATGAAAAAGCCTATAGGATTCCGTTCTTATGAAAATGTAAAAGACGAAGAAAAGCAGAATGAACAGGAAAAGCAACAAGCCGAACGGCAGAAAGCTATAGCCAATTTCTTAGGACAGAACTATTCCCCTATTGGTTCCACTTCTGCCAAATGCTATAAGACAACCGCAGAATTGATATATGATTTATCCAACATCATATCAGTGCGGCCAAACGAACTGGCTAAACAACTGGCAGATGCCGGATATCATGTGGAATACCTGGCAGGTCAACCCTACTGGGTGATGTACGAGAAATAAAATTCGTGCGGCTGCACCTTTATTTGTACGAACTTGTACAAATTGGTGCAGTCGCATTGTTTTGAAAAGTAAGAGGTTATGATTCATCCGCACGATTGCACGTTTTTTAGCCTTATTATAGGGTGAAGCTGTTGAAGCATTGCATGCCTTCCCGTTTGCTTTCATCCATGACATGTGCATAAATCATTGTTTCCCGGATATTACTGTGCCCAAGCAGTTTTTGCAGGCTGGACAAGTCTTTCGTTTTTCTGAGATAAATAGTCGCAAACGTATGCCTTCCTGTTTTGGCCGATATCTTTTTGTTAATTCCTAATTCCTTTGCAATGGTCTTCAACTGACGGTTAATGACCTGATCACATTGAACGTTCCTGAATAAACGTCCTTCTTCCTTACCTTCTGACCATTCTTCCAAAAGTTTTTTAGCGGGTACCGGCATCGGGATCTTTATCGGTTCCGGTTTGCAGTTCCGGTTCTTCACACGGTAGTAAGTCAGTACATCATTGTTTACCTGCTCTATGCAGAACATGCGGGCATCCGTAATATGCATGCTTGTAAAGCACATAAAAAGAAAAAATGCCAAAGTCAACTGAAGCTTTTCCGGCAAGGTTCGTTGGTAGTATAACTGCACAAACTGCATCAGTTCTTCTTCTGTAAGATAATCAACATCACTCTTTATCCTTTTAATATGGAAGTCCTGAAAAGGATTTTCATCCAGGAAACCTTTTCTGTAAGCTGCGGTAACATATATCTTGATGGTGGACATATTCCGTTGTGCGGTTATCTCTGTATTGCCAAGTTCTTTCTTCATGTAGACCAAATAATCTGTCAGATAATCCGGAGTAAGTTCCCGAAACTGTAGCAGTTCATTATATGCCTTGAACTTCTTCATGCAACTTAGATGGTGTTTAAATGTTCCCATCTCTATACGCCTGCTGTAAGTTTTCATATATTCCTTCACGAAATCATGAAAGGTCTTATAATCGCTGGGATTATTGTACTCCCGCATGAAGATGTCCTTAGTTATAGCTTGGTTCCTTAGGCGGAACTTGACAAGTATGTCATTGACACGTGCCTTCATATTGTTCACAATGAGATTAATATCTTTAGCCTCTTTGCTGTTCCCTTTGAGGAGTCCGCTTTTCTCGTCAAACTTAGTGGCGGACACGGATACTTTGCAAGGAAGCATCAGTTTTTCTTTGCCAATATAAAAGGTTATATATAGCGGAGCATTGCCTTCTTTGGTCAATCTCTGCTTGTTCTGGATGACTCTTACCGTACTCATTTTTGTTTTCTAAATTATTTCTACCAGCCTAAAAATGTATCTCCGGAAAGCTATGTTTCTACCATGTTACCTACTTTCTGCACGAATTTTGCCAGGAATGCCAAGGTAGTAAGTTGTTGATAACCTGTAAAATGACGAAAGGCAAGCAGTCTTTTTATCGACTACTTGCCTTTTCGTTGTGATTCCGAAGCGATTCGAACGCTTGACCCACGCCTTAGAAGGGCGTTGCTCTATCCAGCTGAGCTACGGAACCATCCTTAATTGCGGTGCAAAGGTACGCTTTTCTGTGAAACTTGCAAAGATTTTACGCAGAAAATATTTTGTAAATAGATGCTTTTATATCCGATTAGATGTTATAATCCTAATGGTAAACCAGTTACATACCATAAAATAAATAACAAAGTCCAAGCTAATAATATATATAGAGAATATCTCCAGGTATATTTCAGTAATGAACCATAGGTCGCTTGCTTATCATATTGCTGCATGTAAGTAAGGATAAGAGGCATATAGAACATGAAAGGAGTGATGGCATTGGTGGCACTGTCGCCAATACGAAAAGCGCATTGTACCATATCTGGAGAAATCCCCATATTAGCAAAGAACGGAACAAAGATGAAGGACATGAAAGTCCACTTGGCAGTGGCAGAGACCATAATAAGGTTCACAAGTGCTGTAAAGAGAATAAATAGAATGAGTATCCATAAACTCCCAAGATGAATGGACGAAAGCATGTCCGCTCCCATAATGGCTATACATTTATCCAAATGAGAATACTCGAAACACGCAAACATCTGAGCAGCAAAGAAAGCGATAACAAAGTAAACACCTAACAATTTCATAGGTTGAGTAAGTCCCTCAATCACATCTCCATCTGTACGGTAACGACCGGAAGCAAAGCC from Bacteroides sp. MSB163 includes:
- a CDS encoding diguanylate cyclase, which encodes MTEEEELKARIEAAKKDLSFFSLYWDDIQSTDWISDEELENGINDCLDDLNDAQDKLNENGSPP
- a CDS encoding DUF5053 domain-containing protein, producing the protein MDVQKELEKWKSEYAACNTPEELADHTKRFRAFLQTLSPENKKVFAQAFRDGARQAINEAQVIVKTVEIRKTLEKVLPFASMSYIAQHYFGKTRQWLYQRINGSAVNGKPANFTIDELNTLSMALSELGDIMKDTSRSIARP
- a CDS encoding site-specific integrase; amino-acid sequence: MSTVRVIQNKQRLTKEGNAPLYITFYIGKEKLMLPCKVSVSATKFDEKSGLLKGNSKEAKDINLIVNNMKARVNDILVKFRLRNQAITKDIFMREYNNPSDYKTFHDFVKEYMKTYSRRIEMGTFKHHLSCMKKFKAYNELLQFRELTPDYLTDYLVYMKKELGNTEITAQRNMSTIKIYVTAAYRKGFLDENPFQDFHIKRIKSDVDYLTEEELMQFVQLYYQRTLPEKLQLTLAFFLFMCFTSMHITDARMFCIEQVNNDVLTYYRVKNRNCKPEPIKIPMPVPAKKLLEEWSEGKEEGRLFRNVQCDQVINRQLKTIAKELGINKKISAKTGRHTFATIYLRKTKDLSSLQKLLGHSNIRETMIYAHVMDESKREGMQCFNSFTL